CTCTGCTGGTCAAGCTGTGTCCATTCCCAACGCCGGAGACAACGTCCCTTACCAGATCGTCTTTGTCCCCAACGATTTCTCCAACACCTACATCCTCACGCACTGGACCGATCTGGGTGACTACACCGTCACTTCCGACGCCCCCTTTGCAACCAATCTCATCAACTCTACGCAGACCCTCCCCGCTCCCTCATCTCAAGACAACGCCGCTGCCTATGCCGCCTCCCCCTATGCTCTGGTTCAGATCGATACTTCAGGCAACATCAACTACTTGAGCAGCCCCGTCGGATCCGACTACACCGTCGCCTCCGGAGCCACCTGGCAGAGGATGAGCTATTCACTCTCTGGGTCCGGCGGATCTTCCAACTCAACCACCAACTCTACCAACTCTGCATctgcatcttcatcgtcgtccgcCACTGTTGGTGTTGGATCCCTTGCTCCTTCTGCCACAGGAAGCAGGAGTGCCAGTCGATCAGCCTCCGCGAGCTCCGCTGGCTCTAGCCCCAGCGCCTCGgcgtcgtcatcctccagCTCTGCCGCCGGAAAGAGCTTGGCCGCTCGAGGTGATGTCCTCGGTCTCGCCGTCGGACTCGTTGCACTTGCTGCTGGCATGCTCTTGTAACGATGATCGATGGACGGTCGCGGAGTGCGAGGGAGCTCTAGTGTATATACGTGTGTAGTGACGACAACGGATACGGACATTTACTAAGGAGATTCTGAAGGACGGCTTGTTCAGGTATGACCCAAAAATCAATACTGTGACACATCTGTCGATTGTGTCCTCAGTTACCATAGCATTCATATTCAGCGTAGTCCTTGCTAGCAATGTCACTTTTGATCCTCTTGCTAGCAGCAGTGGCCGGAATCGAGCGCTTACGGTTACTGCTTCGGCTGAATGGTACCTGATATTTCAGCCTACCGTCGTCATGACGGGTAGATTGACTGATGCTCGCTGAAGTGTAGCCCGGTTCAGCGCGCAGAGTGGAAGCGTGGTCGTTGGATGAAGTGctgagaagctgaagagaCTTGGTCATGCTATCAGACGTTCCTAATCCCTTATGATTTCTAGGTTAATGAATGGTAATCCGATTGACCCGGAATGTAATTAGAGATAAGGAAAGAGTTGGTGGGTATTTATTTGTCTCGGTGCCTGACTCGAGTTGAACCTGGACGATTGAGTCCGGCTTCTcaacatccctctcctGTGTCTTCCCGCTCTCACTCTGTCTCAACAGTCATCTTGGTCATCATTCCATCAAGCCCGTAGCTCCCCTGTTGTGCTCAGACCATTATAGATCGGCTCCTGGTAGATCGTTGCACGAGCGGACTCTTTGACTCCCTTCTGAAGCGAGCCTTGGTTGACTCTTCTCAACATGCACCTTCTACCGCGAGAGCAAGTGAGCCGTCCTTTGTGGTACCCATTTCCGCCTCATCGCTCCCGAGCTTCGCTTTCGCGATCAACTGAGAAGACCAGCTGATGTCCTCTGCTTCgctctccctttcccttccccctcGGCGTCCAGGAcaagctcatcctcacGACACTGGGCTCGTTGGCACAACGTCGACTCGCCCGAGGACTTCAGCTAAACAAATCCGAAGCCATCGCCCTCATCGCCTCTCAGCTCCACGAATTCATAAGGGATGGCAACCATTCCGTCGCGCAGCTCATGGATctcgggaagaagatgctgGGCAGGAGACATGTCATGTTTGGCGTTCCGGAGGGAATACATGATATTCAGGTCGAGGGCACTTTTCCGGATGGCACTTTTTTGGTCACGGTTCATGATCCGATAAGTtcagatgatggagattgTGAGTGAATCTGTGCAATTCGATCATCCCATTGGTGAGGATtctgggaagagagagtaAAATGGTATGCGGTGCGAATCAAGGGGGACAGAGGAACCATTGTTGGGAATAGCGGAATGAAGTTACTCCAGTGGTACCGAGACTTGCCATCGTAGCCGCCCTGAATCAGAACGAGACTGACAGCTGTCTCCACCCAGTGAATAATGCCCTTTACGgatccttcctcccccttccaTCGCAAGATCTCTTCCCACTGCCCGAACCTCCCAAACCCGACACATACCTCCCAGGTGCTGTGGTGTGtatcaagaagaagatcccACTCAATGTCGGTCGGCGACGATTCTTCCTCGAGGTCAAGAACGAGGGCGATCGACCTATTCAAGTCGGCTCACACTACCCTTTCCTCGAGACCAACCCTTCGCTCATTTTCGACAGACTCCTGTCGTACGGATGTCATCTCGACATTGCGGCGGGTACTGCGGTACGATTCGAGCcgggagagaggaagacggtcAGTAtggtggaagtgggaggGGAGAAGCTGTTGTACGGTGGCTCGGGGTTGGGTAGTGGTCCTTTCCACGAGAGCTTGAGGGAGACTAAGGTCAAGGACCTGGTAGAAAAGGGCGGGTTTGGACATAAGAAGCAGGACAAAGTGGAAGATGCACCCGTCGTAGAGATGGACAGAGAAGTGGCAAGTCCATTCGAGCTCCTGAGATTCAAGCCGGGGAAGCTGAACAGTCATCTCTCTGCAGTACGCATCGATGTTCGGTCCCACCACCGGCGACAAGGTTCAGCTTGCGGATATGAACCTCtggatcgaggtggaaaaGGATTATACAGTGTATGGCGACGAGTGCAAGTTTGGGGGAGGTGAGTACCTTTCGACAGCGGCAATTCCATGTACCCTAAGGCTAACAAGTACGTCCTTAGGCAAGGTGCTGAGAGACGGACAAGGTCAAGCCTCCGACCGTTCTGATGCTGAAGTTTtggatctcgtcatcacaAACGCTCTCATCATTGATTGGAGCGGTATTTACAAAGTGAGCCTGAACAGACGGGCAGCACCGTGGTGATATCGAGCTGATGCCGTCCATCTCAGGCCGACATTGGCGTCAAGGACGGAAAGATCGCTGGTATCGGCAAGGCAGGCAATCCTGATATTATGGATGGTGTTACTGAAGGCATGATCTTTGGTTCTAACACCGAAGTCATCGCTGGCGAAAAGTTGATCGTCACCGCTGGTGCATTGGATGTCCATGTCCATTACATCTGCACACAACTCTGGAGCGAGGCACGTCTTTCCGTACTGCACTGCAACACGAAGCTGACGAAGTTGAATTAGGCCCTCGCATCAGGTATCACCACTGTTGTCGGCGGTGGTACGGGACCTGCAGACGGTACCAATGCCACGACCTGTACATCTTCCGCATTTTACATGCACAATATGATGGCGGCAACAGATACCATCCCTATCAACTTTGGCTTCACCGGCAAGGGAAACGATGCTGGAACCAAGGGACTGAAGGACATTGTGGAAGCCGGAGCATGCGGCTTGAAATTACACGAAGATTGGGGATCGACCCCGGAAGCTATTGATAGAGCTCTGATCGTTGGAGATGAGTATGATGTCCAGGTGAGCAGAATTCAAACCCCTTATCGGCACGCATGGCGGTGCTAATATCAACCTCAAGGTCAACATCCATACCGACACGCTCAACGAGAGTGGGTACGTTGAGAGTACACTCGCGGCAATCAAAGGCAGGACCATTCACACGTACGTCAGCGGTCGTTTTTTTGGCAGTGCAAGCCGTCGTACTGACTCATGGACAGTTACCACACTGAGGGAGCGGGTGGTGGTCACGCCCCGGACATTATCGTTGTGGTAGAGCAGGAGAATGTCCTGCCCAGTTCCACCAACCCCACCCGACCATACGCCGTCAACACGCTGGACGAGCACCTTGATGTAAGATGGCACTAGATTTTTCACGTTCGCGTACTGATTCCTCGATGTTTCACATAGATGCTGATGGTTTGTCACCATCTGGACAAATCAATACCCGAGGATATCGCCTTTGCCGACTCTAGGATCCGAGCGGAGACCGTCGCAGCAGAAGACGTCCTTCAAGACACCGGTGCGATCTCCATGATCAGCAGTGATGCACAAGCGATGGGTCGGATTGGTGAAGTCGTAGCGAGAACATGGCGAACAGCtgcgaagatgaaggacgTTCGTGGACCACTCGAAGGCGACAGTGACAAGAGCGACAACAACCGAATCAAGCGATACATTTCCAAATACACTGTCAACCCCGCCATCACTCATGGCATGTCCCACTTGGTCGGACAAGTCGCAGTGGGATGTCTTGCCGATTTGGTGATCTGGAAGCCCGAGACATTCGGTGCTAAGCCAGAGATGGTTCTCAAGGGTGGTGTCATTGCCTGGGCACAGATGGGGGATGCCAATGCGTCTATCCCGACTGTCCAACCGGTGTTCGGAAGGCCCATGTGGGGCGCTCAGCCATCTGC
This genomic interval from Kwoniella newhampshirensis strain CBS 13917 chromosome 4, whole genome shotgun sequence contains the following:
- a CDS encoding urease; translation: MHLLPREQDKLILTTLGSLAQRRLARGLQLNKSEAIALIASQLHEFIRDGNHSVAQLMDLGKKMLGRRHVMFGVPEGIHDIQVEGTFPDGTFLVTVHDPISSDDGDLNNALYGSFLPLPSQDLFPLPEPPKPDTYLPGAVVCIKKKIPLNVGRRRFFLEVKNEGDRPIQVGSHYPFLETNPSLIFDRLLSYGCHLDIAAGTAVRFEPGERKTVSMVEVGGEKLLYGGSGLGSGPFHESLRETKVKDLVEKGGFGHKKQDKVEDAPVVEMDREVYASMFGPTTGDKVQLADMNLWIEVEKDYTVYGDECKFGGGKVLRDGQGQASDRSDAEVLDLVITNALIIDWSGIYKADIGVKDGKIAGIGKAGNPDIMDGVTEGMIFGSNTEVIAGEKLIVTAGALDVHVHYICTQLWSEALASGITTVVGGGTGPADGTNATTCTSSAFYMHNMMAATDTIPINFGFTGKGNDAGTKGLKDIVEAGACGLKLHEDWGSTPEAIDRALIVGDEYDVQVNIHTDTLNESGYVESTLAAIKGRTIHTYHTEGAGGGHAPDIIVVVEQENVLPSSTNPTRPYAVNTLDEHLDMLMVCHHLDKSIPEDIAFADSRIRAETVAAEDVLQDTGAISMISSDAQAMGRIGEVVARTWRTAAKMKDVRGPLEGDSDKSDNNRIKRYISKYTVNPAITHGMSHLVGQVAVGCLADLVIWKPETFGAKPEMVLKGGVIAWAQMGDANASIPTVQPVFGRPMWGAQPSAAALNSVVWVSQASIDGGFIKEYGLKKRPEAVKNCRKIGKKDMKLNDAMPKMTVDPETYEVHADGVLCDAPPATSLPLTKKHFVF